The following coding sequences are from one Macaca nemestrina isolate mMacNem1 chromosome 1, mMacNem.hap1, whole genome shotgun sequence window:
- the LOC105498171 gene encoding peroxisomal biogenesis factor 19 isoform X1, giving the protein MAAAEEDCGVGAEADRELEELLESALDDFDKAKPSPAPPSTTTAPDASGPQKRSPGDTAKDALFASQEKFFQELFDSELASQATAEFEKAMKELAEEEPHLVEQFQKLSEAAGRVGSDMTSQQEFTSCLKETLSGLAKNATDLQNSGMSDEELTKAMEGLGMDEGDGEGNILPIMQSIMQNLLSKDVLYPSLKEITEKYPEWLQSHRESLPPEQFEKYQEQHSVMCKICEQFEAETPTDSETTQKARFEMVLDLMQQLQDLGHPPKELAGEMPPGLNFDLDALNLSGPPGASGEQCLIM; this is encoded by the exons ATGGCGGCCGCTGAGGAAGACTGTGGTGTCGGGGCAGAAGCAGACAGGGAATTGGAGGAGCTTCTGGAAA GTGCTCTTGATGATTTCGATAAAGCCAAACCCTCCCCAGCACCCCCTTCTACCACCACGGCCCCTGATGCTTCGGGGCCCCAGAAGAGATCGCCAGGAGACACTGCCAAA GATGCCCTCTTCGCTTCCCAAGAGAAGTTTTTCCAGGAACTATTCGACAGTGAACTGGCTTCTCAAGCCACTGCAGAGTTCGAGAAGGCAATGAAGGAGTTGGCTGAGGAAGAGCCCCACCTGGTGGAGCAGTTCCAAAAGCTCTCGGAGGCTGCGGGGAGAGTGG GCAGTGATATGACCTCCCAACAAGAATTCACTTCTTGCCTAAAGGAGACACTAAGTGGATTAGCCAAAAATGCCACTGACCTTCAG AACTCTGGCATGTCGGATGAAGAGCTGACCAAGGCCATGGAGGGGCTAGGCATGGACgaaggggatggggaagggaacATCCTCCCCATCATGCAGAGTATTATGCAGAACCTACTCTCCAAGGATGTGCTGTACCCATCACTGAAGGAGATCACAGAAAAG TATCCAGAATGGTTGCAGAGTCATCGGGAATCTCTACCTCCAGAGCAGTTTGAAAAATATCAGGAGCAGCACAGCGTCATGTGCAAAATATGTGAGCAGTTCGAGGCAGAGACCCCCACAGACAGTGAGACCACTCAAAAGGCTCGTTTTGAGATGGTGCTAGATCTTATGCAGCAG CTACAGGATTTGGGCCATCCTCCAAAAGAACTGGCTGGAGAGATG cctcctggcctcaactTTGACCTGGATGCCCTCAATCTTTCGGGCCCACCAGGTGCCAGTGGCGAACAGTGTCTGATCATGTGA
- the LOC105498171 gene encoding peroxisomal biogenesis factor 19 isoform X2, which translates to MKELAEEEPHLVEQFQKLSEAAGRVGSDMTSQQEFTSCLKETLSGLAKNATDLQNSGMSDEELTKAMEGLGMDEGDGEGNILPIMQSIMQNLLSKDVLYPSLKEITEKYPEWLQSHRESLPPEQFEKYQEQHSVMCKICEQFEAETPTDSETTQKARFEMVLDLMQQLQDLGHPPKELAGEMPPGLNFDLDALNLSGPPGASGEQCLIM; encoded by the exons ATGAAGGAGTTGGCTGAGGAAGAGCCCCACCTGGTGGAGCAGTTCCAAAAGCTCTCGGAGGCTGCGGGGAGAGTGG GCAGTGATATGACCTCCCAACAAGAATTCACTTCTTGCCTAAAGGAGACACTAAGTGGATTAGCCAAAAATGCCACTGACCTTCAG AACTCTGGCATGTCGGATGAAGAGCTGACCAAGGCCATGGAGGGGCTAGGCATGGACgaaggggatggggaagggaacATCCTCCCCATCATGCAGAGTATTATGCAGAACCTACTCTCCAAGGATGTGCTGTACCCATCACTGAAGGAGATCACAGAAAAG TATCCAGAATGGTTGCAGAGTCATCGGGAATCTCTACCTCCAGAGCAGTTTGAAAAATATCAGGAGCAGCACAGCGTCATGTGCAAAATATGTGAGCAGTTCGAGGCAGAGACCCCCACAGACAGTGAGACCACTCAAAAGGCTCGTTTTGAGATGGTGCTAGATCTTATGCAGCAG CTACAGGATTTGGGCCATCCTCCAAAAGAACTGGCTGGAGAGATG cctcctggcctcaactTTGACCTGGATGCCCTCAATCTTTCGGGCCCACCAGGTGCCAGTGGCGAACAGTGTCTGATCATGTGA